In a single window of the Platichthys flesus chromosome 5, fPlaFle2.1, whole genome shotgun sequence genome:
- the cdk2ap2 gene encoding cyclin-dependent kinase 2-associated protein 2, whose amino-acid sequence MSYKPIAPAPSGSNHTPPGSSVPSPSLPSSSSFRPAFSDFGPPSMGFVQPVKVSQGSTYSELLSVIEEMSREIRPTYAGSKSAMERLKRGIIHARALVRECLAETERSART is encoded by the exons ATGAGCTACAAACCCATAGCTCCTGCGCCATCCGGCTCCAACCACACTCCCCCAG GCTCGTCCGTgccctctccctcactcccctcATCATCCAGCTTTAGGCCGGCGTTCAGTGACTTTGGCCCTCCCTCCATGGGCTTTGTTCAG CCTGTCAAAGTGTCACAAGGGTCCACTTACAGCGAGCTCCTATCTGTCATTGAGGAGATGAGCCGTGAGATCAGGCCTACGTACGCTGGGAGCAAGAGCGCTATGGAGAGGCTAAAGAGAG GGATAATCCACGCCCGTGCACTTGTCAGGGAGTGTCTGGCAGAGACGGAAAGAAGCGCCCGCACATAA
- the aip gene encoding AH receptor-interacting protein isoform X2, whose product MEEEARKLLEEGISKKLVSPGKGDPPTFPNGTKVVFHYLTRLCDGTVLDDSRTMGGRSKPMELILGKKFKLAVWERVVISMRKGEVAEFTCDTQHTSLYPLVSQSLRNISAGKDPLEGQRHCCGIAQIHSHHSLGHKDLDQLQASPQPLVFSIELLEVLTPGSFQLDVWAMSDTEKLELVPQIHEEGNLLFKQGQIKEATEKYYNGIACLKNLQMKEHPGDEAWVKLDLMITPLLLNFCQCKLLQGQYYEVIEHCSSLVFKYEDNLKAFYKRAKAHAAVWNETEARADFAKVLELDPSLGPSVAKELRAMEDRIRSKEKEEKGRYKGLFDHNTPPATATTG is encoded by the exons atggaggaagaggcACGGAAGCTTCTCGAAGAAGGAATAAGCAAGAAACTGGTCAGTCCTGGAAAAGGAGATCCGCCGACCTTCCCCAATGGCACCAAG GTGGTCTTCCACTACCTCACCCGCCTCTGTGATGGCACAGTGCTGGACGACTCCAGAACCATGGGGGGGCGCAGCAAACCCATGGAGCTCATCCTGGGCAAGAAGTTCAAACTGGCTGTGTGGGAGAGGGTGGTCATCTCCATGAGAAAAGGAGAAGTGGCAGAATTTACGTGTGACACCCAG CACACATCGCTGTACCCACTCGTGTCCCAGTCCCTGAGGAACATCAGTGCTGGTAAGGACCCGCTGGAAGGGCAGAGGCACTGCTGCGGCATCGCCCAGATCCACTCCCACCACTCTCTGGGGCACAAGGACCTAGACCAGCTTCAGGCCAGTCCACAGCCTCTGGTCTTCTCCATCGAGCTGCTCGAG GTTCTCACTCCAGGGTCATTCCAGCTCGACGTGTGGGCAATGTCAGACACAGAAAAACTCGAGCTTGTGCCTCAGATCCACGAAGAGGGCAACCTGCTCTTTAAACAAGGTCAAATAAAGGAGGCTACTGAGAAGTACTACAATGGCATCGCCTGCCTCAAAAATCTACAGATGAAG GAGCATCCCGGAGATGAAGCGTGGGTGAAGTTGGACCTCATGATCACACCTCTGCTCCTCAACTTCTGTCAGTGCAAGTTACTCCAAGGGCAGTACTACGAAGTCATTGAACACTGCTCATCCTTGGTCTTCAAATATGAGG ATAATCTGAAGGCCTTCTACAAGCGAGCTAAGGCCCATGCTGCAGTGTGGAACGAGACAGAGGCACGAGCAGACTTTGCTAAGGTGCTGGAGTTGGACCCTTCCCTGGGACCGTCTGTAGCCAAAGAGCTGAGGGCCATGGAGGATAGGATCCGCTccaaggagaaggaggagaagggtcGCTACAAAGGCCTATTCGACCACAACACACCCCCAGCAACTGCCACTACA ggTTGA
- the aip gene encoding AH receptor-interacting protein isoform X1 has translation MEEEARKLLEEGISKKLVSPGKGDPPTFPNGTKVVFHYLTRLCDGTVLDDSRTMGGRSKPMELILGKKFKLAVWERVVISMRKGEVAEFTCDTQHTSLYPLVSQSLRNISAGKDPLEGQRHCCGIAQIHSHHSLGHKDLDQLQASPQPLVFSIELLEVLTPGSFQLDVWAMSDTEKLELVPQIHEEGNLLFKQGQIKEATEKYYNGIACLKNLQMKEHPGDEAWVKLDLMITPLLLNFCQCKLLQGQYYEVIEHCSSLVFKYEDNLKAFYKRAKAHAAVWNETEARADFAKVLELDPSLGPSVAKELRAMEDRIRSKEKEEKGRYKGLFDHNTPPATATTVSLL, from the exons atggaggaagaggcACGGAAGCTTCTCGAAGAAGGAATAAGCAAGAAACTGGTCAGTCCTGGAAAAGGAGATCCGCCGACCTTCCCCAATGGCACCAAG GTGGTCTTCCACTACCTCACCCGCCTCTGTGATGGCACAGTGCTGGACGACTCCAGAACCATGGGGGGGCGCAGCAAACCCATGGAGCTCATCCTGGGCAAGAAGTTCAAACTGGCTGTGTGGGAGAGGGTGGTCATCTCCATGAGAAAAGGAGAAGTGGCAGAATTTACGTGTGACACCCAG CACACATCGCTGTACCCACTCGTGTCCCAGTCCCTGAGGAACATCAGTGCTGGTAAGGACCCGCTGGAAGGGCAGAGGCACTGCTGCGGCATCGCCCAGATCCACTCCCACCACTCTCTGGGGCACAAGGACCTAGACCAGCTTCAGGCCAGTCCACAGCCTCTGGTCTTCTCCATCGAGCTGCTCGAG GTTCTCACTCCAGGGTCATTCCAGCTCGACGTGTGGGCAATGTCAGACACAGAAAAACTCGAGCTTGTGCCTCAGATCCACGAAGAGGGCAACCTGCTCTTTAAACAAGGTCAAATAAAGGAGGCTACTGAGAAGTACTACAATGGCATCGCCTGCCTCAAAAATCTACAGATGAAG GAGCATCCCGGAGATGAAGCGTGGGTGAAGTTGGACCTCATGATCACACCTCTGCTCCTCAACTTCTGTCAGTGCAAGTTACTCCAAGGGCAGTACTACGAAGTCATTGAACACTGCTCATCCTTGGTCTTCAAATATGAGG ATAATCTGAAGGCCTTCTACAAGCGAGCTAAGGCCCATGCTGCAGTGTGGAACGAGACAGAGGCACGAGCAGACTTTGCTAAGGTGCTGGAGTTGGACCCTTCCCTGGGACCGTCTGTAGCCAAAGAGCTGAGGGCCATGGAGGATAGGATCCGCTccaaggagaaggaggagaagggtcGCTACAAAGGCCTATTCGACCACAACACACCCCCAGCAACTGCCACTACAGTCAGTCTACTTTGA